Proteins encoded within one genomic window of Ideonella dechloratans:
- a CDS encoding response regulator transcription factor, translated as MRLLLAEDDAILADALSSNLRAAGFEVEVADNGAVAEYLLLKQPFDLGVIDLGLPLVDGLTVLKRVHAARPTLPLLILTALDSLDSRVAGLNAGADDYLTKPFDFPELEARIRALLRRARLSGAADGRTPVQLSGRLSFDREARRASVDGVALELSPREWLLLDALLTQKGRVVTKEQIAQAWAGDAAEPASSPSGTLEVYIHRLRRKLEDSGLGIRTVRGLGYLLEDV; from the coding sequence ATGCGTTTGTTGCTTGCCGAGGACGATGCCATCCTGGCCGATGCCCTGTCGTCCAACCTGCGCGCTGCCGGCTTCGAGGTGGAGGTGGCCGACAACGGCGCCGTGGCCGAGTACCTGCTGCTCAAGCAGCCCTTCGACCTGGGCGTGATCGACCTGGGCCTGCCGCTGGTCGACGGCCTCACCGTGCTCAAGCGGGTGCATGCGGCCCGGCCCACGCTGCCGCTGCTCATCCTGACCGCGCTGGACAGCCTGGACAGCCGGGTGGCCGGCCTGAACGCCGGGGCCGACGACTACCTCACCAAACCCTTCGACTTCCCGGAGCTGGAGGCGCGCATCCGCGCCCTGTTGCGCCGCGCCCGCCTCTCCGGCGCCGCCGACGGGCGCACGCCGGTGCAGCTCAGCGGCCGGCTGAGCTTCGACCGCGAGGCCCGCCGAGCCAGCGTGGACGGTGTGGCGCTGGAGCTTTCCCCGCGCGAGTGGCTGCTGCTGGACGCCCTGCTGACCCAGAAGGGCCGGGTGGTGACCAAGGAGCAGATCGCCCAGGCCTGGGCAGGCGATGCCGCCGAGCCGGCCAGTTCGCCCTCGGGCACGCTGGAGGTCTACATCCACCGCCTGCGCCGCAAGCTGGAGGACTCGGGGCTGGGCATCCGCACCGTGCGCGGCCTGGGCTATCTGCTCGAAGATGTCTGA
- a CDS encoding MurR/RpiR family transcriptional regulator, with protein MSLTDQIQRTLPSLPAAEQRVAQALLADPRAALARTVAELAAQARVSNPTVVRFCRSLGFAGWADFKLKLAGNLGQGLPYVHQSVAPGDGSRAVVDKIVEQVQQTLADFRQQAGLRPLEQASQALVRTIRAGRRIEFYGVGNSGIVAQDAQHKFFRMGCHTAAYADGHLQVMGATLLLPEDCVVVFSNSGRSRDLLDATELAHQQKATTVAITASGSPLAAAADIHIAADHPESYEEYSPMVSRLLHLVIVDILATEVALQLGPDLPARLHALKRNLRAKRYRNE; from the coding sequence ATGAGCCTCACCGACCAGATCCAGCGCACCCTGCCCTCCCTGCCCGCGGCCGAACAGCGGGTGGCCCAGGCCCTGCTGGCCGACCCGCGCGCCGCCTTGGCCCGCACGGTGGCCGAATTGGCCGCCCAGGCGCGGGTCAGCAACCCGACCGTGGTGCGCTTCTGCCGCAGCCTGGGCTTTGCCGGCTGGGCCGACTTCAAACTCAAGCTCGCGGGCAACCTGGGCCAGGGCCTGCCCTATGTGCACCAGTCGGTGGCGCCGGGCGATGGCAGCCGGGCGGTGGTGGACAAGATCGTCGAGCAGGTGCAGCAGACCCTGGCCGACTTCCGCCAGCAGGCCGGGCTGCGCCCGCTGGAACAGGCCAGCCAGGCCCTGGTGCGCACCATCCGGGCCGGGCGCCGCATCGAGTTCTACGGCGTGGGCAACTCGGGCATCGTGGCGCAGGACGCCCAGCACAAGTTCTTCCGCATGGGCTGCCACACGGCCGCCTATGCCGACGGCCACCTGCAGGTGATGGGCGCCACCCTGCTGCTGCCCGAGGACTGCGTGGTGGTGTTCTCCAACTCCGGCCGCAGCCGCGACCTGCTGGACGCCACCGAGCTGGCCCACCAGCAGAAGGCGACCACGGTGGCCATCACCGCCAGCGGTTCGCCCCTGGCCGCCGCGGCCGACATCCACATCGCTGCCGACCACCCCGAGTCCTACGAGGAATACAGCCCCATGGTCTCGCGCCTGCTGCACCTGGTGATCGTGGACATCCTGGCCACCGAAGTGGCGCTGCAACTGGGCCCCGACCTGCCGGCCCGCCTGCACGCCCTCAAGCGCAACCTGCGGGCCAAGCGCTACCGAAACGAGTGA
- the eda gene encoding bifunctional 4-hydroxy-2-oxoglutarate aldolase/2-dehydro-3-deoxy-phosphogluconate aldolase has product MSTPLPSLPAFRSRVVPVVVLQEAAHAVPLARALLAGGIDVIEITLRTPCALDAIAAVARDVPEMQVGAGTLLSADDVRRAQDAGARFGLSPGHSPSLLQAVAGAGLPFVPGVMTPGEVMAAREAGYQLMKLFPATVAGGLDMLKALASPFGDVRFCPTGGVNLDNLAGFLAQPNVALVGGSWLAPSAALRAGDWDQITALARQAIGACKG; this is encoded by the coding sequence GTGAGCACTCCCCTGCCCTCCCTGCCTGCGTTCCGCTCCCGTGTCGTGCCCGTGGTGGTGCTGCAGGAGGCCGCCCACGCGGTGCCCCTGGCCCGCGCCCTGCTGGCCGGCGGCATCGACGTGATAGAGATCACCCTGCGCACCCCCTGCGCGCTGGACGCCATCGCGGCCGTGGCGCGTGATGTCCCCGAGATGCAGGTGGGCGCCGGCACCCTGCTCAGCGCCGACGACGTGCGGCGCGCCCAGGACGCAGGCGCCCGCTTCGGCCTGTCGCCCGGCCACAGCCCGAGCCTGCTGCAGGCGGTGGCCGGGGCCGGCCTGCCCTTCGTGCCCGGTGTGATGACCCCCGGCGAGGTGATGGCCGCCCGGGAAGCCGGTTACCAGCTGATGAAACTGTTTCCGGCCACCGTGGCCGGCGGCCTGGACATGCTCAAGGCCCTGGCCTCGCCCTTTGGCGATGTGCGCTTCTGCCCCACCGGCGGCGTCAACCTCGACAACCTGGCAGGCTTTCTGGCGCAGCCCAATGTGGCCCTGGTGGGCGGCTCCTGGCTGGCGCCTTCCGCGGCGCTGCGCGCGGGCGACTGGGACCAGATCACCGCGCTCGCCCGGCAAGCCATCGGTGCCTGCAAGGGCTGA
- a CDS encoding OmpA family protein: MPRWIWPVLCVSLVGVGTLGWAAEAAPPAKVVLAGVVPDQATKAALLARARELYGADRVVDQLGVDHLVAPPQWLEHVQRVLTPELKKVSNGQLRVTGNTLELTGQVDSEATHQQLVSTLATQLNNPTYAVRDGLTVGGTGQAALDDVLTRRTIEFEPGNAQLTARGVAVLEELLPLLQKMQGRRFEVIGHTDDQGAREANVTLSEARARAVKDYLVSKGISAADIVTSGAGPDRPVADNQSPEGRARNRRIEFRVLA, from the coding sequence ATGCCCCGGTGGATCTGGCCAGTGCTGTGCGTGTCGCTGGTCGGGGTGGGCACCCTGGGCTGGGCGGCCGAAGCCGCCCCGCCTGCGAAGGTGGTGCTGGCCGGCGTGGTGCCGGACCAGGCGACCAAGGCGGCGCTGCTGGCCCGCGCGCGCGAGCTGTACGGCGCCGACCGGGTGGTGGACCAGCTGGGAGTGGACCACCTGGTGGCGCCGCCCCAATGGCTGGAGCATGTGCAGCGCGTCCTCACGCCCGAGCTCAAGAAGGTCAGCAATGGTCAGCTGCGCGTGACCGGCAACACGCTGGAGCTCACCGGGCAGGTGGACAGTGAAGCCACGCACCAGCAGTTGGTCAGCACCCTGGCCACCCAGCTGAACAACCCCACCTACGCGGTGCGCGACGGCCTGACGGTCGGCGGCACCGGCCAGGCGGCGCTGGACGATGTGCTGACCCGGCGCACCATCGAGTTCGAGCCGGGCAACGCCCAGCTGACCGCGCGTGGCGTGGCGGTGCTGGAGGAACTGCTGCCCCTGCTGCAGAAGATGCAGGGGCGACGCTTCGAGGTGATCGGCCACACGGATGACCAGGGCGCCCGCGAGGCCAATGTGACCCTGTCCGAGGCGCGGGCCCGGGCGGTCAAGGACTACCTGGTGAGCAAGGGCATCTCGGCGGCCGACATCGTCACCTCCGGGGCCGGCCCGGACCGGCCGGTGGCGGACAACCAGAGCCCCGAGGGCCGTGCCCGCAACCGGCGCATCGAGTTCCGCGTGCTGGCCTGA
- the edd gene encoding phosphogluconate dehydratase: MTPTARSPLHPRIAEVTERIRARSQELRQAYLDTVAHWQRQGTQREHMSCANLAHTFAASPADDKLAIKALRAPNIGIVTAYNDMLSAHQPYASYPEQIKAAARAAGGVAQVAGGVPAMCDGITQGNEGMELSLFSRDVIAMATAVALSHQTFDAALCLGICDKIVPGLLIGALQFGHLPVVFVPAGPMRSGLANDRKAKVRQDYAQGKVNRAALLEAESASYHSAGTCTFYGTANSNQMLMEIMGLQLPGSAFVPPDDPLRAALTDEATRRALAMSAQGTEPTVLAQIVDERAIVNGIVGLLATGGSTNHTLHLVAMARAAGLRIDWTDFAELSEVVPLMTRIYPNGTADVNHFHAAGGMGFLIRELLDAGLLHPDVATVAGPGLAHYTREPWLQDGRLAWRDAPADSGDLAVLRPAREPFSADGGLKLLQGNLGRSVIKVSAVKPEHRHVRAPAVVVDDPAELIAQFKAGQLERDFVAVLRHQGPQANGMPELHTLTPVLGVLQDRGFHVALVTDGRMSGASGKVPAAIHLSPEALAGGAIARLRSGDIIELDAHAGRLVVELSDDELAARPLETADLSAHQRGCGRELFATFRRQASRAEAGGSALFPEI, encoded by the coding sequence ATGACCCCCACCGCACGTTCACCCCTGCATCCCCGCATCGCCGAGGTCACCGAGCGCATCCGCGCCCGCAGCCAGGAGCTGCGCCAGGCCTATCTGGACACCGTGGCCCACTGGCAGCGCCAGGGCACCCAGCGCGAGCACATGAGCTGCGCCAACCTGGCCCACACCTTTGCCGCCTCGCCGGCCGACGACAAGCTGGCGATCAAGGCCCTGCGGGCGCCCAACATCGGCATCGTCACGGCCTACAACGACATGCTGTCGGCCCACCAGCCCTACGCCAGCTACCCGGAGCAGATCAAGGCCGCGGCCCGCGCCGCCGGCGGCGTGGCCCAGGTGGCCGGTGGCGTGCCCGCCATGTGCGACGGCATCACCCAGGGCAACGAGGGCATGGAGCTCTCGCTGTTCTCGCGCGACGTGATCGCCATGGCCACCGCGGTGGCCCTGTCGCACCAGACCTTCGACGCGGCGCTGTGCCTGGGCATCTGCGACAAGATCGTGCCGGGCCTGCTGATCGGGGCGCTGCAGTTCGGCCACCTGCCGGTGGTCTTCGTGCCCGCGGGGCCGATGCGCTCGGGCCTGGCCAACGACCGCAAGGCCAAGGTGCGCCAGGACTACGCCCAGGGCAAGGTGAACCGCGCCGCCCTGCTGGAGGCCGAGTCCGCCTCGTACCACAGCGCCGGCACCTGCACCTTCTACGGCACGGCCAACTCCAACCAGATGCTGATGGAGATCATGGGCCTGCAGCTGCCCGGCTCGGCCTTCGTGCCGCCGGACGACCCGCTGCGCGCCGCGCTGACCGACGAGGCCACCCGCCGCGCCCTGGCCATGTCGGCGCAAGGGACCGAGCCCACCGTGCTGGCCCAGATCGTCGACGAGCGCGCCATCGTCAACGGCATCGTCGGCCTGCTGGCCACCGGTGGCTCCACCAACCACACCCTGCACCTGGTGGCCATGGCGCGCGCCGCCGGCCTGCGCATCGACTGGACCGACTTCGCCGAGCTCTCCGAGGTGGTGCCGCTGATGACGCGCATCTACCCCAACGGCACGGCCGACGTGAACCACTTCCACGCCGCCGGCGGCATGGGTTTCCTGATCCGCGAGCTGCTGGACGCGGGCCTGCTGCACCCGGATGTGGCCACCGTGGCCGGCCCCGGTCTGGCCCACTACACCCGCGAGCCCTGGCTGCAGGACGGCCGCCTGGCCTGGCGCGACGCGCCGGCCGACAGCGGCGACCTGGCCGTGCTGCGGCCGGCCCGCGAGCCCTTCAGTGCCGACGGCGGGCTCAAGCTGCTGCAGGGCAACCTGGGCCGCTCAGTCATCAAGGTCTCGGCCGTCAAGCCCGAACACCGCCATGTGCGCGCCCCGGCCGTGGTGGTGGACGACCCGGCCGAGCTGATCGCCCAGTTCAAGGCCGGCCAGTTGGAGCGCGACTTCGTGGCCGTGCTGCGCCACCAGGGCCCGCAGGCCAACGGCATGCCCGAACTGCACACCCTGACCCCGGTGCTGGGCGTGCTGCAGGACCGCGGCTTCCACGTCGCGCTGGTGACCGACGGCCGCATGTCGGGGGCCTCGGGCAAGGTGCCGGCGGCCATCCACCTCAGCCCCGAAGCCCTGGCCGGGGGCGCCATCGCCCGCCTGCGCAGCGGCGACATCATCGAGCTCGATGCCCACGCCGGCCGGCTGGTCGTCGAACTGAGCGATGATGAACTGGCCGCCCGGCCCCTCGAGACGGCGGACCTGTCCGCCCACCAGCGCGGCTGCGGCCGCGAATTGTTCGCCACCTTCCGCCGCCAGGCCTCGCGCGCCGAGGCCGGTGGCAGCGCCCTCTTTCCGGAGATCTGA
- a CDS encoding sensor histidine kinase, whose protein sequence is MSDTPHRSRLRWLAWLAPGAGSLRRYLLLWLLVPQLVLWLGAAVLSYTVAARYANLALDRSLYQASRALARQVKPMGSGLLIDFPKAARDIIETDPDDRVYYMVSAPPGQLILGNQRLPEPPPEVSSPNGLGPVLDKPRFYDATLQEQDGAVQVRVVALYLAWGDADAPQTMLVQLAKSRIGRDILARQILHDTALPLIGLVLLMSLIVWASLRAGLAPLARLHQAVISRAPSHLDSIQLGRAPEEVQALTAALNKLLQAVRESVGQQQRFISDAAHQLRTPLAGLKSQTELALREATDPSLRARLTLVHESATRSAHLVTQLLTLARAEPESSHVMARSPFDLRRLAEELTAELVPRALQAGVDLGWADDETEAAGSAPLRVTGHALLVREALSNVIDNAIRYAGRGAEVTVRVRAEGDQAVVEVDDTGPGIPLAQRQAVFERFYRGTQEGLGCGLGLPIVKEIIERHAGSVTLLDRPPHGLRVRVRLPLAARVWLMNC, encoded by the coding sequence ATGTCTGACACCCCGCACCGCAGCCGCCTGCGCTGGCTGGCCTGGCTGGCGCCCGGGGCCGGTTCGCTGCGGCGCTATCTGCTGCTGTGGCTGCTGGTGCCGCAGCTGGTGCTGTGGCTGGGGGCGGCGGTGCTGTCCTACACCGTGGCGGCCCGCTACGCCAACCTGGCGCTGGACCGCAGCCTCTACCAGGCCTCGCGGGCGCTGGCCCGCCAGGTCAAGCCCATGGGCAGCGGCCTGCTGATCGACTTTCCCAAGGCGGCGCGCGACATCATCGAGACCGATCCCGACGACCGGGTCTATTACATGGTCAGCGCGCCGCCCGGCCAGCTGATCCTGGGCAACCAGCGCCTGCCAGAGCCGCCGCCCGAGGTCAGCTCGCCCAATGGCCTGGGGCCCGTGCTGGACAAGCCGCGCTTCTACGACGCCACGCTGCAGGAGCAGGACGGTGCGGTGCAGGTGCGGGTGGTGGCCCTGTACCTGGCCTGGGGCGACGCGGATGCGCCGCAGACCATGCTGGTGCAATTGGCCAAGAGCCGCATCGGGCGCGACATCCTGGCCCGGCAGATCCTGCACGACACCGCCTTGCCGCTGATCGGGCTGGTGCTGCTGATGTCGCTGATCGTCTGGGCCAGCCTGCGGGCCGGGCTGGCGCCGCTGGCGCGCCTGCACCAGGCCGTCATCTCGCGTGCGCCCAGCCACTTGGATTCGATCCAGCTGGGCCGCGCCCCCGAGGAAGTGCAGGCCCTGACCGCCGCGCTGAACAAGCTGCTGCAGGCCGTGCGTGAGAGCGTGGGCCAGCAGCAGCGCTTCATCAGCGACGCCGCCCACCAGCTGCGCACGCCGCTGGCCGGGCTCAAGAGCCAGACCGAGCTGGCGCTGCGGGAGGCCACCGACCCTTCCCTGCGCGCCCGCCTGACCCTGGTGCACGAAAGTGCCACCCGCAGCGCCCACCTGGTCACCCAGTTGCTCACCCTGGCCCGGGCCGAGCCTGAATCCAGCCATGTGATGGCCCGCAGCCCCTTCGACCTGCGCCGCCTGGCCGAGGAGCTGACGGCCGAGTTGGTGCCGCGGGCCCTGCAGGCCGGGGTGGACCTGGGCTGGGCCGACGACGAAACGGAGGCCGCCGGCAGCGCGCCCCTGCGCGTGACCGGCCATGCCCTGCTGGTGCGCGAGGCGCTGTCCAACGTGATCGACAACGCCATCCGCTACGCCGGCCGCGGGGCCGAGGTGACGGTGCGGGTGCGCGCCGAGGGCGATCAGGCGGTGGTGGAGGTGGACGACACCGGACCGGGCATCCCGCTGGCCCAGCGCCAGGCGGTGTTCGAGCGCTTCTACCGCGGCACCCAGGAGGGGCTGGGCTGCGGCCTGGGCCTGCCCATCGTCAAGGAAATCATCGAGCGCCACGCCGGCTCGGTCACCCTGCTGGACCGCCCGCCCCACGGCCTGCGGGTGCGGGTGCGGCTGCCCTTGGCGGCCCGCGTGTGGTTAATGAATTGTTAG
- a CDS encoding maltoporin, whose product MKRSLRPAPLLGLLLATAAGWAHAQISLESNGYFRAGPGATSKNANRACYGLSGADFKYRLGNECDFYGEFLFSGTVARKDSGDTYKIHFMPTIYKGNASDSGDAKWETAQMWAEATGLDFAPQASFWAGKRYHRGADIHIVDTFFEKLDGTGAGASLPALGGKLDLAFYRADSSSKDANGNDNPGSRVNAWLRDVPVNENGSINLLLTATKGEFTGGQSGAGFSLRHTQDKLPFGASNNLWFQYAKGSAGLAGGFGSLTDGSDVKKWRIVDGYQFQATENLGGQLIAMIEKKQADAGDATVKSLGGRVGYAVTRNFKILAEVGVDRVSPQGQPSANLTKFTIAPTISAGKGFWERPELRFYVTRAKWNQAANAAAGADGLTGLGDGKTSGTSYGIQAEVWW is encoded by the coding sequence ATGAAACGTTCCTTGCGCCCGGCGCCGCTGCTGGGTCTGCTGCTGGCCACCGCCGCCGGCTGGGCCCATGCCCAGATCTCGCTGGAGTCCAACGGCTATTTCCGTGCAGGGCCCGGCGCCACCTCGAAGAACGCCAACCGGGCCTGCTACGGCCTGTCGGGGGCGGACTTCAAGTACCGCCTGGGCAATGAGTGCGACTTCTACGGCGAGTTCCTGTTCAGCGGCACCGTGGCCCGCAAGGACAGCGGCGACACCTACAAGATCCACTTCATGCCCACCATCTACAAGGGCAACGCCAGCGATTCGGGCGACGCCAAGTGGGAGACCGCACAGATGTGGGCCGAGGCCACCGGCCTGGACTTCGCGCCGCAGGCCAGCTTCTGGGCCGGCAAGCGCTACCACCGCGGCGCCGACATCCACATCGTCGACACCTTCTTCGAGAAGCTCGACGGCACCGGCGCCGGTGCCAGCCTGCCGGCCCTGGGCGGCAAGCTGGACCTGGCCTTCTACCGGGCCGACAGCAGCAGCAAGGACGCCAACGGCAACGACAACCCGGGCAGCCGTGTGAATGCCTGGCTGCGCGATGTGCCGGTCAACGAGAACGGCAGCATCAACCTGCTGCTGACCGCCACCAAGGGCGAGTTCACCGGCGGCCAGTCCGGTGCCGGCTTCAGCCTGCGTCACACCCAGGACAAGCTGCCCTTCGGCGCCAGCAACAACCTGTGGTTCCAGTACGCCAAGGGCTCGGCTGGTCTGGCCGGCGGCTTCGGCAGCCTGACCGACGGCTCCGACGTCAAGAAGTGGCGCATCGTCGACGGCTACCAGTTCCAGGCCACCGAGAACCTGGGCGGCCAGCTGATCGCCATGATCGAGAAGAAGCAGGCCGACGCGGGCGATGCGACCGTCAAATCCCTGGGCGGTCGCGTGGGTTACGCGGTCACCCGCAACTTCAAGATCCTGGCCGAAGTGGGCGTGGACCGGGTGAGCCCGCAGGGCCAGCCCTCGGCCAACCTGACCAAGTTCACGATTGCCCCCACCATCAGCGCGGGCAAGGGCTTTTGGGAGCGTCCCGAATTGCGCTTCTACGTGACCCGTGCCAAATGGAACCAGGCGGCCAATGCGGCGGCCGGCGCCGATGGCCTGACCGGTCTGGGCGATGGCAAGACCAGTGGCACCAGCTACGGCATCCAGGCCGAAGTCTGGTGGTGA
- the tssA gene encoding type VI secretion system protein TssA, producing MDLEDLLAPISEAAPGGSDMSLSPEVDAIQELRRQDDPTLDQGEWVAHLKVADWPGVARACEQLLRQQSKDLRVAGWYAEALAHTQGFEGLARGVTLCAQLLERFWNDLHPFIEDGDLEPRVGNLRWLSSKVEEQARRISLLPRAALGGRPVSLLDVEAARARRLAGEPEPAANANPAEAPPGLDAIVRGLAQAGLRAHEAQLEAVASAVAAWARLTSLADQALGAEAPSFADARRALESAQDALQRLARDAGLNGPGAAAAETPVPGADDAPSPLSAPAPLQRAVAGPIQSRAQALEQLRQVAEYFRVTEPHSPVAYLADKAARWGTMPLHDWLRTVVKDQGALAHVEELLGVERRDEPGY from the coding sequence ATGGATTTGGAAGACCTGCTGGCCCCGATCTCCGAGGCTGCGCCGGGTGGCTCGGACATGTCCCTCTCGCCGGAGGTCGACGCCATCCAGGAACTGCGGCGGCAAGACGACCCCACCCTGGACCAGGGCGAGTGGGTGGCCCACCTCAAGGTGGCCGACTGGCCCGGCGTGGCCCGCGCCTGCGAGCAGTTGCTGCGCCAGCAAAGCAAGGATCTGCGGGTGGCCGGCTGGTACGCCGAAGCCCTGGCGCACACCCAGGGCTTCGAAGGGCTGGCTCGGGGCGTGACCCTGTGCGCCCAGCTGCTGGAGCGCTTCTGGAACGATCTGCACCCGTTCATCGAGGACGGCGACCTGGAACCCCGCGTGGGCAATCTGCGCTGGCTCAGCAGCAAGGTGGAGGAGCAGGCGCGCCGCATCTCCCTGCTGCCCCGCGCCGCCCTGGGCGGCCGTCCGGTGAGCCTGCTGGATGTCGAGGCGGCCCGGGCGCGCCGCCTGGCTGGCGAGCCGGAGCCCGCCGCCAACGCCAACCCGGCCGAGGCCCCACCGGGACTCGACGCCATCGTCCGCGGTCTGGCCCAGGCCGGCTTGCGTGCCCACGAAGCACAGCTGGAGGCCGTGGCCTCGGCCGTGGCGGCCTGGGCGCGGCTGACAAGCCTCGCCGACCAGGCCCTGGGCGCGGAAGCCCCGTCCTTTGCCGATGCCCGGCGCGCGCTGGAGAGTGCGCAGGACGCGCTGCAGCGCCTGGCCCGGGATGCCGGCCTGAACGGGCCTGGCGCCGCGGCCGCGGAAACCCCGGTGCCGGGGGCGGACGACGCGCCGTCCCCCCTGTCGGCGCCGGCGCCCCTGCAGCGGGCGGTGGCCGGCCCCATCCAGTCGCGGGCCCAAGCCTTGGAGCAGTTGCGCCAGGTGGCGGAGTACTTCCGCGTCACCGAGCCCCACAGCCCGGTGGCCTACCTGGCCGACAAGGCCGCCCGCTGGGGCACCATGCCGCTGCACGACTGGCTGCGCACCGTGGTCAAGGATCAGGGCGCCCTGGCCCATGTCGAGGAGTTGCTGGGGGTGGAGCGCCGGGACGAGCCCGGCTACTGA
- the zwf gene encoding glucose-6-phosphate dehydrogenase yields MAMDPVASTSDPDLDLFIFGATGDLSVRKLLPALYMAHLHGNLPAGARILAVGRQALSREGFIQQVLGGARQFIEARALQAEAWDRFEALIDYVALDATQAEDFVRLARHSRPGAQRVFYLATAPSLFTRICAHLAGAGLVDAQARVVLEKPLGHDMASARAINAEVGRFFEERQIFRIDHYLGKETVQNLMVLRFGNAIFEPLWRAPFIRSVQITVAETVGVGSRAGFYDGTGALRDMVQNHLLQMLCIVAMEPPVSLDPDAIRDEKLKVLRSLRPMGPAEIARDVIRGQYTAGTVQQRAVAGYLQEDGVPPDSRTETFVSLKAHIDNWRWGNVPFFLRTGKCLAERCSEIVIDFAGQPFSLFPDTYRSAGNRLVIRLQPEESVQLQIMAKEPGSGMKRRPVSLDLDLHTAFTERRAEAYERLLIDVIRGRLTHFMRHDELEAAWAWVEPILHGWAAQGDAPRPYAAGTWGPAASSALMARHDMQWSEEA; encoded by the coding sequence ATCGCCATGGACCCTGTCGCTTCCACCTCCGATCCCGACCTGGACCTGTTCATCTTCGGCGCCACCGGCGACCTGTCGGTGCGCAAGCTGCTGCCCGCGCTCTACATGGCCCACCTGCACGGCAATCTGCCGGCCGGGGCCCGCATCCTGGCCGTCGGACGCCAGGCCCTGTCGCGCGAGGGCTTCATCCAGCAGGTGTTGGGCGGCGCGCGCCAGTTCATCGAGGCCCGCGCCCTGCAGGCCGAGGCCTGGGACCGCTTCGAGGCCCTGATCGACTATGTGGCGCTGGACGCCACCCAGGCCGAGGATTTCGTCCGTCTGGCCCGCCACAGCCGCCCCGGCGCCCAGCGGGTGTTCTACCTGGCCACCGCCCCATCGCTGTTCACACGCATCTGCGCGCATCTGGCCGGCGCCGGGCTGGTGGATGCCCAGGCCCGCGTGGTGCTGGAAAAGCCCCTGGGCCACGACATGGCGTCCGCCCGGGCCATCAATGCCGAGGTCGGCCGCTTCTTCGAGGAGCGCCAGATCTTCCGCATCGACCACTACCTGGGCAAGGAAACGGTGCAGAACCTGATGGTGCTGCGCTTCGGCAATGCCATCTTCGAGCCGCTCTGGCGCGCCCCCTTCATCCGCAGCGTGCAGATCACCGTGGCCGAGACGGTGGGCGTGGGCAGCCGCGCCGGCTTTTACGACGGCACCGGCGCCCTGCGCGACATGGTGCAGAACCACCTGCTGCAGATGCTGTGCATCGTCGCGATGGAGCCGCCCGTGTCGCTGGACCCGGACGCCATCCGCGACGAGAAGCTCAAGGTGCTGCGCTCGCTGCGGCCCATGGGCCCGGCCGAGATCGCGCGCGACGTGATCCGCGGCCAGTACACCGCCGGCACGGTGCAGCAGCGGGCCGTGGCCGGCTATCTGCAGGAAGACGGCGTGCCACCCGACAGCCGCACCGAGACCTTCGTCTCGCTCAAGGCCCACATCGACAACTGGCGCTGGGGCAACGTGCCCTTCTTCCTGCGCACCGGCAAATGCCTGGCCGAGCGCTGCTCGGAGATCGTGATCGACTTCGCCGGCCAGCCCTTCTCGCTGTTCCCCGACACCTACCGCAGCGCCGGCAACCGCCTGGTCATCCGCCTGCAACCGGAGGAATCGGTGCAGCTGCAGATCATGGCCAAGGAGCCCGGCAGCGGCATGAAGCGTCGCCCGGTCAGCCTGGACCTGGACCTGCACACCGCCTTCACCGAGCGCCGCGCCGAGGCCTATGAGCGCCTGCTGATCGACGTCATCCGCGGCCGGCTGACCCATTTCATGCGGCACGACGAACTGGAAGCCGCCTGGGCCTGGGTCGAACCCATCCTGCACGGCTGGGCCGCCCAGGGGGATGCCCCCCGGCCCTACGCCGCCGGCACCTGGGGCCCGGCCGCCTCGTCGGCCCTGATGGCCCGCCACGACATGCAATGGTCCGAGGAGGCCTGA